A region of Anaerolineae bacterium DNA encodes the following proteins:
- a CDS encoding hydroxymethylglutaryl-CoA synthase, protein MLLKTARPVGIVGYGAYLPRYRIKAEEIARVWAQGNVEPPVREKSVPGLDEDTVTIALEAARNALARARIDPGAIKAVWVGSESHPYAVKPTGTIVAEALGATPYVQAADWEFACKAGTEALQAAMGFVGSGMADYALIIGADTAQGRPGDALDYTAAAGGAAFIIGPAQESLAIIEASCSYVTDTPDFFRRSGMNYPSHGARFTGEPAYFHHIEMAARTLMEKTGYKPQDFAYAVFHQPNLKFPQTVAKRLGFAPEQIRDGLLVGEIGNTYAASSLIGLTAVLDIAKPGERILLVSFGSGAGSDSFSILTTEKLPERQPLAPSTRSYIMRRKEVDYALYARFRKLLEME, encoded by the coding sequence ATGTTGCTCAAAACCGCGAGGCCTGTGGGAATAGTCGGCTATGGTGCTTATCTACCAAGATACCGTATAAAAGCTGAAGAGATAGCCCGGGTTTGGGCTCAGGGGAACGTGGAGCCTCCGGTAAGGGAAAAATCTGTTCCAGGCCTTGATGAAGATACTGTCACCATCGCTTTAGAAGCTGCTCGCAATGCCTTAGCCCGGGCTCGCATAGATCCCGGGGCCATCAAAGCTGTGTGGGTGGGAAGTGAATCCCATCCCTACGCGGTCAAGCCCACAGGAACCATAGTGGCTGAGGCTCTGGGAGCAACCCCTTACGTTCAGGCTGCTGACTGGGAGTTTGCGTGCAAAGCCGGGACTGAGGCTCTTCAGGCTGCTATGGGCTTTGTGGGCTCAGGCATGGCCGATTATGCCCTCATCATAGGAGCAGACACCGCTCAGGGGCGCCCCGGTGATGCTTTGGATTACACAGCTGCAGCAGGTGGTGCTGCATTTATCATTGGCCCGGCCCAGGAAAGCCTTGCCATTATTGAAGCCTCCTGTTCTTATGTAACCGATACTCCGGATTTCTTCCGTCGTTCCGGGATGAATTATCCCAGCCATGGAGCACGCTTTACTGGAGAGCCGGCCTATTTCCATCACATTGAAATGGCTGCCCGCACCCTTATGGAAAAGACAGGATACAAACCTCAGGATTTCGCCTATGCAGTCTTCCACCAGCCCAATCTTAAGTTCCCCCAAACAGTAGCTAAAAGGCTGGGCTTTGCTCCTGAGCAAATTAGGGATGGCCTTTTGGTTGGGGAGATCGGCAATACTTATGCTGCTTCTTCCCTGATAGGTCTTACGGCTGTCCTGGATATAGCCAAACCTGGTGAGAGGATTCTGCTGGTCTCCTTCGGTTCTGGCGCCGGGAGCGATTCTTTCTCCATCTTGACCACGGAGAAACTGCCTGAGAGGCAACCTCTGGCTCCTTCCACCCGTTCTTACATTATGAGGCGGAAGGAAGTTGATTATGCCCTTTATGCCCGATTCCGCAAATTACTGGAGATGGAGTGA
- a CDS encoding thiolase domain-containing protein: MRRRREVAIIGIGQTRVGEHWDKSIKQLAAEAILAALKDAKIDRVDTLYVGNALSGELAFQEHLGAAIADFAGLRPIEALKVEAAGASGAAALRLGYLAVAGGLADFVLVCGVEKVTDSPAEKVISALSLSIDGEYEREMGLSFVALNALIMRRYMHEFGYELKDFANFSVNAHKNAVNNPHAMFRNPITEKAFVEARMVVEPINLLDSSPVADGAAALVLCPMDMARDFSARPVRIASSVVATDTLALHDRKDPLFLEAAYLSAKRAYEIAGIKPEDIDLFELNDSFTIMAALSLEAAGFAEKGKGVKLAMDGEIAIDGRIPISTMGGLKARGNPLGATGVYQVAEAVLQLRYEAGPNQVKDAHWALVQSIGGTGGTAVTHILEGPD; encoded by the coding sequence ATGAGGCGCAGGAGAGAGGTAGCCATAATAGGAATTGGCCAGACCAGGGTAGGGGAACATTGGGATAAATCCATAAAGCAACTGGCTGCCGAAGCCATCCTGGCCGCCCTCAAGGATGCAAAAATAGACCGAGTGGACACCCTCTATGTAGGTAATGCCCTCTCGGGAGAACTGGCCTTCCAGGAACATTTAGGGGCGGCGATAGCAGATTTTGCTGGCCTTCGCCCTATTGAAGCCCTTAAAGTGGAAGCTGCCGGGGCTTCAGGGGCAGCCGCACTGCGCCTGGGCTACCTTGCGGTAGCAGGGGGTCTGGCGGATTTTGTATTGGTTTGTGGGGTGGAAAAAGTTACCGATTCTCCTGCTGAAAAAGTAATTTCGGCCCTTTCCCTCAGCATTGACGGAGAATACGAGCGGGAGATGGGCCTTTCCTTTGTAGCCCTCAATGCCCTAATAATGCGCCGTTATATGCATGAATTTGGTTATGAGCTCAAGGATTTCGCAAACTTTTCAGTGAATGCTCATAAAAATGCGGTCAATAACCCCCATGCTATGTTCCGCAACCCCATAACGGAAAAGGCTTTTGTGGAAGCCAGAATGGTAGTGGAGCCCATAAATCTACTGGATTCTTCGCCGGTAGCTGATGGAGCAGCGGCTTTAGTGCTGTGTCCAATGGATATGGCCAGAGATTTCAGCGCCAGGCCTGTAAGGATTGCTTCTTCTGTAGTGGCCACTGATACTCTTGCCCTTCATGACCGGAAAGACCCTCTCTTCCTGGAGGCTGCTTACCTTTCGGCCAAGCGGGCCTATGAGATAGCAGGGATAAAGCCGGAAGATATTGACTTATTTGAATTAAACGATTCCTTTACCATCATGGCAGCCCTTTCTCTTGAGGCAGCGGGCTTTGCTGAAAAGGGCAAAGGGGTAAAGCTTGCTATGGATGGTGAAATTGCCATTGATGGGCGTATCCCGATATCCACCATGGGTGGTCTTAAAGCTCGCGGCAACCCCCTGGGAGCTACGGGTGTTTATCAGGTGGCTGAAGCAGTCCTTCAACTGCGCTATGAAGCCGGTCCCAACCAGGTTAAGGATGCGCACTGGGCCCTTGTTCAGAGCATAGGCGGAACAGGGGGCACAGCGGTAACCCACATCCTGGAAGGGCCGGATTAA